DNA sequence from the Cucumis melo cultivar AY chromosome 6, USDA_Cmelo_AY_1.0, whole genome shotgun sequence genome:
AATCACTTGGTTGAGTTGGGTTGGTCCCTTGGCTTCTCACTCACTTCCTTTCATTTCCTCTtccctttcctttttctttcattttccttCCTCTGCTGTTTTAATGGCGACCCTGGTTTTGGTTGTTTGGTTGTTGAGATGGAATAAATGTTGCATTTTAAACACATGGCCCTACACTTACACTCTGGGTTTCCATTCTTAATCTCACCTTTTTCCCCACTTCTTTACATTTAACTAAAACAGAGGaactgaagaagaagaaaaagaggaagaggaagaagaacaGGAAGAGAGAGAGTGTTTTTGTATTTGTAAATGCCTCTCATCTCTCATCCACGTGCTTCAACCAACCGctcaatttctttcttctttttcttacaGGTTCTTCCATTCCACTTCATTCATTGATTGTTGTTCTCTTTCTTTAATTCCATTGCCGTGAAATCAATGGCGTACGACTCTTCAATCCCATTTCTGGATCTTCATTTCTACTCTTTTCTGATGAAATCTGGGTGAGGTGTTGAATCATTATCAGATTTAAGTGGATTGGATTTCTGAGTACTTCTTGCATTTCTGATCTGTGAATGCGATTGGATTTTTGTGTTCTTTTGTTACTTTTTCTTCAGGGTTTTGTGTAATTTCTGTTGTGGGTTTTTGGTAGAAATGTTAGTGGTGTTTACTGTTTGGATTATCTTACAAACCCAGATCGTGAATTGATCTAAATCGGATTCCCAAAATGCCAAATGGGTAGTTAGATTGCTCCATGTAGTTGATAAaggatagaaaagaagaaatcttTTTACTTCCCGAGCATGAGAAAGGTTAATCAGCTTTGTCTTTCTCATGCTCTTCTGTGCTTCATTCTATGTCTCGTTGGATTTTGCTCTGCTGTCACCGAGAAGGACATTTTGCTTCAATTCAAAGATGCTGTTACAGAGGACCCGTTTAATTTCTTGAGAACTTGGGTTGCCGGCGAGGATCATTGCCGGAGTTTCAACGGCGTGTTCTGTAACTCCGATGGGTTTGTGGAAAGGATTGTTTTATGGAACTCTAGCTTGGCTGGAACTTTGTCGCCTTCCTTGTCGGGATTGAAGTTCTTGAGGACTTTGACATTGTATGGAAATAGATTTACTGGTAATATTCCGATCGAATACGGCGCCATTGTTACACTATGGAAGTTGAACTTGAGCTCCAATGCGTTTTCGGGTTTGGTGCCAGAGTTCATCGGCGATTTGCCGAGCATTCGGTTTCTGGATTTGTCTAGAAATGGCTTTACTGGGGAGATTCCTTCAGCTGTGTTCAAGAATTGTTTTAAAACTAGATTTGTTTCATTTTCTCATAATAGATTTTCAGGTGGGATACCTTCaacaattttgaattgtttGAGCCTTGAAGGCTTTGATTTCTCTAATAATGATCTAAGTGGGAGCATTCCTTTGCAACTCTGTGCCATTCAAAGATTAGAGTATGTTTCCGTGAGAAGCAATGCACTATCTGGGAGTGTCCAAGGGCAGTTCTCTTCTTGCCAGAGTTTGAAACTTGTGGATCTGAGTAGCAATATGTTCACCGGGTCACCGCCGTTTGAGGTTCTCGGATTCCAAAACATCACTTATTTTAATGTCTCATATAACAGGTTTAGTGGGGGAATTGCAGAGGTGGTGAGTTGCAGCAATAATCTCGAAGTTCTTGATGTTTCAGGAAATGGTTTGAATGGAGAGATCCCTTTAAGCATTACAAAGTGTGGGAGTcttaaaatattggattttgAATCTAACAAGTTGGTTGGGAAGATCCCTGCTGAACTAGCAAATTTGAACAAGCTTTTGGTGCTTCGGTTGGGTTATAATTCGATCACCGGGACAATTCCAGCCATTTTTGGGAACATCGAGCTACTTCAGGTTTTGAATTTGCACAGCCTCAATCTTGTTGGAGAGATTCCTAATGACATAACGAGTTGTAGGTTTCTTCTTGAGTTGTAAGTCCTATGAAAACCTCAAACAACATTGTTTTCAATTCATCTCCATGTTGTGTAAATTCAACTTGAATTGTTCCtctaatgattttattttttctttttaaacttCAGGGATGTTTCTGGTAATGCATTGGAAGGTGAGATTCCTCAATCTCTTTACAACATGACATACCTTGAAATCCTTGATTTACACGATAACCATCTGAACGGAAGCATTCCATCGACGCTTGGGAGCCTCTTGAAACTGCGGTTTCTGGATCTATCTCAAAACCTGCTGTCTGGTCCGATACCTCGTACTCTTGAAAATCTCACGTTGCTGCACCATTTCAATGTCTCTTTCAATAACCTTTCAGGCCCCATACCTTCCGTAAATACGATCCAAAATTTCGGGCCTTCTGCATTCTCAAACAATCCTTTTCTTTGTGGTGCTCCCTTGGATCCTTGCTCTGCAGGTAACACCCCTGGCACGATTTCCACGTCGAAGAAACCAAAGGTTCTTAGTCTATCTGCAATCATTGCAATCATAGCAGCAGTTGTGATCCTGGTCGGGGTATGCGTGATCTCCATTTTGAACCTAATGGCTCGGACGAGGAAGGCAAGGAGCACCGAAATCATTGAGAGTACACCGCTTGGTTCAACCGATTCAGGCGTCATAATTGGGAAACTGGTTCTTTTCAGCAAAACTTTGCCTTCCAAGTATGAAGACTGGGAGGCTGGCACCAAAGCATTGCTTGACAAGGAATGCCTAATAGGGGGTGGCTCGATCGGCACCGTCTACAGAACAAGTTTTGAGGGCGGCATCTCCATTGCTGTGAAGAAGCTGGAGACTCTAGGGAGGATCAGAAGTCAAGATGAGTTCGAGACTGAAATCGGACGTTTAGGAAACATCAAACACCCAAACTTAGTCGCTTTCCAGGGCTACTATTGGTCGTCATCAATGCAGTTGATTCTATCCGAATTCGTCACGAACGGCAATTTGTACGACAATCTACATAGTCTGAATTATCCAGGCACCAGCACAGGCATTGGCAATGCGGAGTTACATTGGTCTAGAAGATATAAAATTGCACTTGGAACAGCTAGAGCTCTTGCTTATCTTCACCATGATTGTAGACCTCCAATTCTTCACCTCAACATAAAATCAACTAACATACTGTTAGATGAAAACTACGAAGCCAAGTTATCCGATTACGGGTTGGGGAAGTTGCTTCCAGTTTTGGACAATTATATCTTAACAAAGTACCATAGTGCCGTAGGGTACGTTGCACCAGAGTTAGCACAAAGTTTGAGAGCTAGTGAAAAGTGCGATGTGTATAGTTTCGGAGTGATTCTACTGGAGTTGGTAACAGGGAGGAAGCCAGTTGAGAGTCCAAGAGCAAATCAGGTAGTGATTTTGTGTGAATATGTAAGGGAGTTGTTGGAAAGTGGTTCTGCTTCTGACTGTTTCGATCGTAACTTACGTGGCATTGCTGAAAACGAGCTCATCCAAGTGATGAAGTTAGGATTGATTTGTACATCTGAGATCCCTTCAAAGAGACCAAGCATGGCTGAGGTTGTTCAAGTTCTTGAGTCGATACGAAATGGATTAGGATCATAGGAATAACAATGCTGGGATAGAGTTGTAAGGAATGGATAGTAGCAGAAGCTCAaagcttttttatttttccctgAGGATtcttttgcattctttcttctATTGTTTTGTGATTAACATCATCGATCGATCAGGTTGTTCCTTCGTTCGTGAAATATTGTAACTGTTGAGCAAtaaaattctttatttattgCACTCAGATGgatcatcttcatctttctaAACACTATGCAATTCCCTCCCAATGTTAGTATGCAAAACTCCATGAAAGTCTTATTTAAGAATGATAGATGACTCATTTTGTTTGAGTTTTCTCTTACAAATAAACTACATATGTTTTATGTTGAATTGGTTCTTAGgtttcaaaattaaacaattaagtCCGAACATCGGAAAAAAAAACTCGATTTTGATCCCTCAGTTAACATCGTTAATTATTTACGAATGACTAATGTGATAATTTTAatgataataaaataattagaatTAAAGTAACAAAATCAATTATTAAGGTTGTTAAGTAAGTTAGagaattaaaattgattttacaAATGAATCAATATATAAGTATAGAACAAGAAACAGCATAGAGGAGGAAAGGGAAAAATCTATTCATCTTTATCAAATCTTGAACTCAACATATTCCACAATGAGATAAGTAGATGAAGTTTGGATAGTTGGACAGCCCAATTAGATTGGACACAATGGGCCTACCCAAAAGATTGATGGGCTTAGGTTTAAAGCATGTGACCCATAATccatggatatatatatatatggacaCTTTAATAGATATATAGCCTacattaaaatacaaatttGATTCTTACATTATGGATAGgaaagaaattataaatatttagaatttttttaaacaatggtaaaaatgttaaattggtgcaaaattaaacttcaatttcttttttaacaaaataattcaaaatctagaacatttataaaatatatgatGTCCAATGAGTTTCCATCAAAAAATTTCTTAAGCTAATTATGAATTAATGAAATAGTTGTAAGAGTATTAGTGAAATGTAAATTTAAAACATTTCAAATCATCcaatagaaataaattaaaaaaaaaacacacacacacacacacaacacaacacaacacaaaAATCTACATgcaaaaatattacaaaataaagaaagTCATTTATGCATGTCATCTAAAGATTTAGAATATCTACCTTCCTTGCAAACAAACAACTCCTATTTCCATATGTATATTCTAAAATTCTATTTAACTCTATAAGCTTTTTCGATACACTAATTAATGGTCGTGAGATTGAAACCTCTAGAGACAAAAGTCATGCTAATGTCACTTAATCAAATTCACTTTTAGGAGTGAATTTTGTGATTAAAATTGCTATTTAACTTGGTTTGATGCAAAAGACTAAAAAACTAAATCAACTTAAATGggttaaaataaaatgaactTAATCTACCTCAACTCGTCCAAAATTCTACTTaatatcttttaaatattttggatTGTTTAGTTTCTTCCTAACATATCTACCATTAATAACGATGTCGAATGAATTTTTCTAAAAGAGATATTTTGAATACTTCATGACTAAAACGTAGAATAagtttaaaaagataaaaactaGGATATAAACTTTTTAAGTCAAAATTATGAGACAACCCTTTTAAGCTTGATAGGTCAATGGGTATCTAACCATTGGAAACTTCTCAAAAGTTAATATAATAAGTGAAggtataaaaatatgaatattatTCAATTACTGTTAGAATCCATAATTTCTTGAAAACTTAACTAAAcctacaaaaaaaatgaaatgggtgAGTTGTTTTGTTGTGGGGGCATGTGTGTGTGTAAGTATATGTATGGTTCATTAATATGTTTGAAAGTGATTATGCAAATAGAAAAGAGAGATAACTTAGAGACAATGTCAGGCTGAGAAATGGAccataaattatttattaaattatcaacttcaaaaaaattggaaacaaaaagaagaagaagaagaagaaaagaatagaaatagaagaaaaagtAGGTAAAAATATTCAAGTGAAAACCATGACATTATTTAATTCCACATTTGTCTTATTCATTCAATAGCTTATTATTATAGcatataaaaagaaacaatgaataTTTTCTGAAAATCTTTAGCTGCCATCCAATTTAATTCCACATTTAATTTGATGTGTAAGTTTTGAGCAATCTCATCCCATCAACAAACAcattgaagaaagaaagaaagaaagaaaagaaaagaaaaaaaaaaaaggacacaATTTAAGTCTACTTTTGAAAACTAGTAGTTGAATTGGTCGTAAAAgtcaattttttatttggagTATAGTTTAAATTGTCGAAACCATATCGATGGCACAAAATTTCTAATACTATCATTTTTACTCGTTTTGAGAAtaattcaagaaaaaaaaaacagtctCACTTAATGACGTGCCAAATCTTGACGGTATGTATAATTATTGGAGGATagtgaaatttaatttaaataaaaaatttggttgactaaagtttttttttttttgggttgaaAGTGTTTCTGATTTTAGAaacaagttttaatattttgtaggTGAGTAGTTAATAATGTTGATATTGTATTTAATATGGTAGTATGTTATTGTTAGTGATTTTGTTATTAGAGCTTTTAGTTGAAAAGATATTGggaaattttgattaaatgtgATGTTTGAAAAATAGATTGATGAATTAATGAGGGCAATGAATGTGTTTACTCAAAAGAAGTTTGAGAACGAATGTTTTGATTAATTTTTGCTTTGTGTTTGCCTTTATGTGGAGGATATCATAATAACTAAAATGCTTACGATTACGAGTAATTTTGTTTTAAGCTTTTtgagtaaaataaaataaatattttaaatataacaaaatgaccGTGAAATTATcgattctattaatgatagatattgAACAGTATCTATCTATCGGTTTGTAAATATCAGTGATAGATTcgaaattttgatatattttatagTTATTTTCgatagttttattatttacgATAATTCTTCTAAATAGCATTATAagcgatatatatatatatacttttaaaagaGTATAAAGTTAGTTTTTGAAAACATGTAATTATTCGGCGGTGTTTGGTAactaatttattttctaaatataaaaTCTACTTATAATTAATTTCTTACCAATGATTTGCATATTtcttatatattcaaactttaatGAATCTATGATGtgaattgaaaatcaaatttgaaaaattaccTTGTGAAGAGTTAAAAAATGACTCAATTTGGTGGCTTTC
Encoded proteins:
- the LOC103490950 gene encoding probable LRR receptor-like serine/threonine-protein kinase At1g12460, which produces MRKVNQLCLSHALLCFILCLVGFCSAVTEKDILLQFKDAVTEDPFNFLRTWVAGEDHCRSFNGVFCNSDGFVERIVLWNSSLAGTLSPSLSGLKFLRTLTLYGNRFTGNIPIEYGAIVTLWKLNLSSNAFSGLVPEFIGDLPSIRFLDLSRNGFTGEIPSAVFKNCFKTRFVSFSHNRFSGGIPSTILNCLSLEGFDFSNNDLSGSIPLQLCAIQRLEYVSVRSNALSGSVQGQFSSCQSLKLVDLSSNMFTGSPPFEVLGFQNITYFNVSYNRFSGGIAEVVSCSNNLEVLDVSGNGLNGEIPLSITKCGSLKILDFESNKLVGKIPAELANLNKLLVLRLGYNSITGTIPAIFGNIELLQVLNLHSLNLVGEIPNDITSCRFLLELDVSGNALEGEIPQSLYNMTYLEILDLHDNHLNGSIPSTLGSLLKLRFLDLSQNLLSGPIPRTLENLTLLHHFNVSFNNLSGPIPSVNTIQNFGPSAFSNNPFLCGAPLDPCSAGNTPGTISTSKKPKVLSLSAIIAIIAAVVILVGVCVISILNLMARTRKARSTEIIESTPLGSTDSGVIIGKLVLFSKTLPSKYEDWEAGTKALLDKECLIGGGSIGTVYRTSFEGGISIAVKKLETLGRIRSQDEFETEIGRLGNIKHPNLVAFQGYYWSSSMQLILSEFVTNGNLYDNLHSLNYPGTSTGIGNAELHWSRRYKIALGTARALAYLHHDCRPPILHLNIKSTNILLDENYEAKLSDYGLGKLLPVLDNYILTKYHSAVGYVAPELAQSLRASEKCDVYSFGVILLELVTGRKPVESPRANQVVILCEYVRELLESGSASDCFDRNLRGIAENELIQVMKLGLICTSEIPSKRPSMAEVVQVLESIRNGLGS